Proteins encoded in a region of the Benincasa hispida cultivar B227 chromosome 2, ASM972705v1, whole genome shotgun sequence genome:
- the LOC120071646 gene encoding probable E3 ubiquitin-protein ligase XBOS32 isoform X3: MKLLSAVVNSFGCSASGERLVSAARDGDFQEAQALLEYNPRLARYSTFGVRNSPLHYSAAHGHHEIVYLLLQSGVDINIRNYRGQVHKADYLNGGTALHLAATNGHSRCIRLLLADYIPSMPNFREIMSQLTDNEESILEFDHRALSKIINQTADGGITALHMAALNGQVESVQLLLEFGASVSEVTLGDGTIIDLIGAGSTALHYAACGGNAKCCQLLIARGASLTARNENGWTPLMVARTWNKSWLEDILTAEPVDLPRLIPSRYISLPLMSIVQIAREYGWTSKSAPGCQDPCVVCLERKCTVAAEGCGHEFCTRCALYFCSTNYGTTISRGPPGSVSCPLCRNGIVSFVKLPGKAPVKKIARTSLSLSMCQCSHETPSKPTPLTTQLRSLELCRVHYTPLGVSVCCQRLPSINLCWKTPDVCHSLVPRCANRNLQNHLARC; encoded by the exons ATGAAGCTTTTAAGTGCTGTGGTAAACTCCTTTGGATGTTCTGCATCTGGGGAACGTTTAGTTTCAGCTGCAAGAGATGGAGATTTTCAAGAAGCACAAGCTTTGTTGGAATATAATCCACGGTTGGCACGCTACTCTACTTTTGGTGTGCGCAATTCCCCACTCCACTACTCAGCAGCTCATGGCCATCATGAG ATAGTCTATCTTTTGCTTCAGTCTGGAGTTGACATTAATATAAGAAACTATAGGGGTCAG GTCCATAAAGCAGATTATTTGAATGGAGGGACTGCGCTACATCTTGCTGCTACAAATGGTCATTCCCGGTGCATCAGGCTTCTTCTTGCTGATTATATTCCAAGCATGCCTAATTTTAGGGAAATAATGAGTCAATTAACAGACAATGAAGAATCAATCTTAGAGTTTGATCATAG GGCATTGTCAAAGATTATTAACCAAACGGCAGATGGAGGCATTACCGCTCTACACATGGCCGCCCTTAATGGGCAAGTTGAAAGCGTGCAGTTACTTCTGGAATTTGGGGCATCAGTTTCTGAGGTGACTTTAGGCGATGGAACCATAATTGATCTAATAG GTGCTGGGAGCACAGCTCTTCATTATGCTGCATGCGGTGGTAATGCAAAATGTTGTCAA CTTTTGATTGCCAGGGGTGCCAGTCTGACCGCAAGAAATGAAAATGG TTGGACACCTTTAATGGTCGCTCGCACATGGAATAAAAGTTGGCTTGAGGACATTCTCACCGCAGAGCCTGTAGACCTGCCAAGACTTATTCCCTCTCGTTACATATCTCTGCCGCTTATGAGTATTGTTCAAATTGCTAG AGAATATGGATGGACTAGTAAGTCTGCCCCCGGATGCCAGGATCCATGCGTTGTCTGTTTAGAGAGGAAGTGTACGGTAGCTGCTGAAG GTTGTGGTCATGAATTCTGTACAAGATGTGCTTTATACTTCTGTTCTACAAACTACGGGACAACCATTTCTCGTGGCCCTCCAGGATCAGTTTCTTGTCCACTCTGTCGCAATGGCATAGTGTCATTCGTTAAGCTTCCTGGAAAAGCACCTGTTAAGAAGATTGCAAGAACAAGTTTGTCACTTTCAATGTGCCAATGTTCTCACGAGACACCATCAAAACCTACCCCCTTAACCACCCAGCTACGGTCGCTCGAGTTGTGTCGTGTCCACTATACTCCTCTGGGAGTTTCCGTTTGCTGTCAGAGACTTCCATCAATCAATCTCTGTTGGAAAACACCGGATGTATGCCACTCTTTGGTTCCACGCTGTGCCAACCGGAACTTGCAGAACCACTTGGCCAGATGTTGA
- the LOC120071646 gene encoding probable E3 ubiquitin-protein ligase XBOS32 isoform X1 has protein sequence MKLLSAVVNSFGCSASGERLVSAARDGDFQEAQALLEYNPRLARYSTFGVRNSPLHYSAAHGHHEIVYLLLQSGVDINIRNYRGQTALMQACQHGHWEVVLILVLFGANVHKADYLNGGTALHLAATNGHSRCIRLLLADYIPSMPNFREIMSQLTDNEESILEFDHRALSKIINQTADGGITALHMAALNGQVESVQLLLEFGASVSEVTLGDGTIIDLIGAGSTALHYAACGGNAKCCQLLIARGASLTARNENGWTPLMVARTWNKSWLEDILTAEPVDLPRLIPSRYISLPLMSIVQIAREYGWTSKSAPGCQDPCVVCLERKCTVAAEGCGHEFCTRCALYFCSTNYGTTISRGPPGSVSCPLCRNGIVSFVKLPGKAPVKKIARTSLSLSMCQCSHETPSKPTPLTTQLRSLELCRVHYTPLGVSVCCQRLPSINLCWKTPDVCHSLVPRCANRNLQNHLARC, from the exons ATGAAGCTTTTAAGTGCTGTGGTAAACTCCTTTGGATGTTCTGCATCTGGGGAACGTTTAGTTTCAGCTGCAAGAGATGGAGATTTTCAAGAAGCACAAGCTTTGTTGGAATATAATCCACGGTTGGCACGCTACTCTACTTTTGGTGTGCGCAATTCCCCACTCCACTACTCAGCAGCTCATGGCCATCATGAG ATAGTCTATCTTTTGCTTCAGTCTGGAGTTGACATTAATATAAGAAACTATAGGGGTCAG ACTGCTCTGATGCAAGCTTGTCAACATGGTCACTGGGAGGTTGTTTTGATTTTAGTACTTTTTGGAGCCAAC GTCCATAAAGCAGATTATTTGAATGGAGGGACTGCGCTACATCTTGCTGCTACAAATGGTCATTCCCGGTGCATCAGGCTTCTTCTTGCTGATTATATTCCAAGCATGCCTAATTTTAGGGAAATAATGAGTCAATTAACAGACAATGAAGAATCAATCTTAGAGTTTGATCATAG GGCATTGTCAAAGATTATTAACCAAACGGCAGATGGAGGCATTACCGCTCTACACATGGCCGCCCTTAATGGGCAAGTTGAAAGCGTGCAGTTACTTCTGGAATTTGGGGCATCAGTTTCTGAGGTGACTTTAGGCGATGGAACCATAATTGATCTAATAG GTGCTGGGAGCACAGCTCTTCATTATGCTGCATGCGGTGGTAATGCAAAATGTTGTCAA CTTTTGATTGCCAGGGGTGCCAGTCTGACCGCAAGAAATGAAAATGG TTGGACACCTTTAATGGTCGCTCGCACATGGAATAAAAGTTGGCTTGAGGACATTCTCACCGCAGAGCCTGTAGACCTGCCAAGACTTATTCCCTCTCGTTACATATCTCTGCCGCTTATGAGTATTGTTCAAATTGCTAG AGAATATGGATGGACTAGTAAGTCTGCCCCCGGATGCCAGGATCCATGCGTTGTCTGTTTAGAGAGGAAGTGTACGGTAGCTGCTGAAG GTTGTGGTCATGAATTCTGTACAAGATGTGCTTTATACTTCTGTTCTACAAACTACGGGACAACCATTTCTCGTGGCCCTCCAGGATCAGTTTCTTGTCCACTCTGTCGCAATGGCATAGTGTCATTCGTTAAGCTTCCTGGAAAAGCACCTGTTAAGAAGATTGCAAGAACAAGTTTGTCACTTTCAATGTGCCAATGTTCTCACGAGACACCATCAAAACCTACCCCCTTAACCACCCAGCTACGGTCGCTCGAGTTGTGTCGTGTCCACTATACTCCTCTGGGAGTTTCCGTTTGCTGTCAGAGACTTCCATCAATCAATCTCTGTTGGAAAACACCGGATGTATGCCACTCTTTGGTTCCACGCTGTGCCAACCGGAACTTGCAGAACCACTTGGCCAGATGTTGA
- the LOC120071646 gene encoding probable E3 ubiquitin-protein ligase XBOS32 isoform X2 — translation MKLLSAVVNSFGCSASGERLVSAARDGDFQEAQALLEYNPRLARYSTFGVRNSPLHYSAAHGHHETALMQACQHGHWEVVLILVLFGANVHKADYLNGGTALHLAATNGHSRCIRLLLADYIPSMPNFREIMSQLTDNEESILEFDHRALSKIINQTADGGITALHMAALNGQVESVQLLLEFGASVSEVTLGDGTIIDLIGAGSTALHYAACGGNAKCCQLLIARGASLTARNENGWTPLMVARTWNKSWLEDILTAEPVDLPRLIPSRYISLPLMSIVQIAREYGWTSKSAPGCQDPCVVCLERKCTVAAEGCGHEFCTRCALYFCSTNYGTTISRGPPGSVSCPLCRNGIVSFVKLPGKAPVKKIARTSLSLSMCQCSHETPSKPTPLTTQLRSLELCRVHYTPLGVSVCCQRLPSINLCWKTPDVCHSLVPRCANRNLQNHLARC, via the exons ATGAAGCTTTTAAGTGCTGTGGTAAACTCCTTTGGATGTTCTGCATCTGGGGAACGTTTAGTTTCAGCTGCAAGAGATGGAGATTTTCAAGAAGCACAAGCTTTGTTGGAATATAATCCACGGTTGGCACGCTACTCTACTTTTGGTGTGCGCAATTCCCCACTCCACTACTCAGCAGCTCATGGCCATCATGAG ACTGCTCTGATGCAAGCTTGTCAACATGGTCACTGGGAGGTTGTTTTGATTTTAGTACTTTTTGGAGCCAAC GTCCATAAAGCAGATTATTTGAATGGAGGGACTGCGCTACATCTTGCTGCTACAAATGGTCATTCCCGGTGCATCAGGCTTCTTCTTGCTGATTATATTCCAAGCATGCCTAATTTTAGGGAAATAATGAGTCAATTAACAGACAATGAAGAATCAATCTTAGAGTTTGATCATAG GGCATTGTCAAAGATTATTAACCAAACGGCAGATGGAGGCATTACCGCTCTACACATGGCCGCCCTTAATGGGCAAGTTGAAAGCGTGCAGTTACTTCTGGAATTTGGGGCATCAGTTTCTGAGGTGACTTTAGGCGATGGAACCATAATTGATCTAATAG GTGCTGGGAGCACAGCTCTTCATTATGCTGCATGCGGTGGTAATGCAAAATGTTGTCAA CTTTTGATTGCCAGGGGTGCCAGTCTGACCGCAAGAAATGAAAATGG TTGGACACCTTTAATGGTCGCTCGCACATGGAATAAAAGTTGGCTTGAGGACATTCTCACCGCAGAGCCTGTAGACCTGCCAAGACTTATTCCCTCTCGTTACATATCTCTGCCGCTTATGAGTATTGTTCAAATTGCTAG AGAATATGGATGGACTAGTAAGTCTGCCCCCGGATGCCAGGATCCATGCGTTGTCTGTTTAGAGAGGAAGTGTACGGTAGCTGCTGAAG GTTGTGGTCATGAATTCTGTACAAGATGTGCTTTATACTTCTGTTCTACAAACTACGGGACAACCATTTCTCGTGGCCCTCCAGGATCAGTTTCTTGTCCACTCTGTCGCAATGGCATAGTGTCATTCGTTAAGCTTCCTGGAAAAGCACCTGTTAAGAAGATTGCAAGAACAAGTTTGTCACTTTCAATGTGCCAATGTTCTCACGAGACACCATCAAAACCTACCCCCTTAACCACCCAGCTACGGTCGCTCGAGTTGTGTCGTGTCCACTATACTCCTCTGGGAGTTTCCGTTTGCTGTCAGAGACTTCCATCAATCAATCTCTGTTGGAAAACACCGGATGTATGCCACTCTTTGGTTCCACGCTGTGCCAACCGGAACTTGCAGAACCACTTGGCCAGATGTTGA